A stretch of the Chlamydiota bacterium genome encodes the following:
- a CDS encoding DUF1566 domain-containing protein: MYTLQNLYEYLMNGTALTVTGSFQNPTAGPASSTKTMRQIGDDIKALLDQCDATAADVKSGKKFFCAAAGSWGVQTGTWVTVTPTHTVTPTPTITPTPTPTMNWYEQYGPSGTGDVVQIGTMYIACDARGVGCYGGLYLTFDGATAWSNALEWAGKSDWRLPSYAEMCEIMGAVYSGSFTYSPDTYMTTDSCGPDSIYCVRFDWPLGICVTEEEAEDPDFPEYNVYCNSKSAGAQVRAVRSVD; encoded by the coding sequence ATGTATACGCTCCAGAACCTCTATGAGTATCTTATGAACGGTACGGCCCTTACCGTGACCGGCAGCTTTCAGAATCCGACGGCAGGCCCGGCCTCCTCGACAAAAACAATGAGGCAAATCGGGGACGATATCAAGGCATTGCTGGATCAGTGCGATGCCACCGCGGCAGATGTGAAATCGGGGAAGAAGTTTTTTTGCGCGGCGGCGGGAAGCTGGGGGGTGCAGACGGGAACATGGGTAACTGTGACGCCGACGCATACGGTAACCCCCACTCCCACCATAACCCCGACGCCGACCCCGACGATGAACTGGTATGAACAGTATGGTCCGAGCGGCACGGGCGATGTAGTACAGATCGGCACTATGTATATCGCATGTGATGCGAGAGGAGTCGGCTGTTACGGGGGCTTATATTTGACATTCGACGGTGCCACGGCCTGGAGCAATGCATTGGAATGGGCCGGGAAGAGCGACTGGAGACTGCCGAGTTATGCGGAGATGTGCGAGATAATGGGAGCGGTTTATAGTGGTTCATTTACCTACTCGCCCGATACTTATATGACAACCGATTCATGCGGTCCCGACTCAATTTATTGCGTGCGCTTTGATTGGCCGCTTGGGATCTGTGTTACAGAAGAGGAAGCTGAGGACCCTGACTTTCCGGAATATAACGTATATTGTAATTCCAAGTCGGCTGGCGCTCAAGTTCGTGCCGTGCGCAGCGTGGACTGA